One segment of Burkholderia multivorans ATCC BAA-247 DNA contains the following:
- the xylB gene encoding xylulokinase, with product MYLGIDLGTSEVKVLLLAPDGSVVGTAGTPFTVSRPYPRWAEQHPEDWWQGTLAALATLRERHPDAFVQVRGIGLSGQMHGAVLLGRDDRVLRPAILWNDMRSADECALLTERAPDLHALAGNLAMPGFTAPKLLWVAKHEPQVFAATACVLMPKDYLRFRLTGAKVSDPSDAAGTLWLDVARRDWSDALLAACDMTRDQMPRIVEGNAPSGTLRADVARALGLSEAVVVAGGGGDNATSALGIGAIHAGDGFVSLGTSGVLSVVGDRFMPNPASAVHAFCHAIPDRWQLMSVVLSAASCLRWVCKLTGTDEPTLLAEVEALDAGALATAPLFLPYLSGERTPHNDPYAQGVFFGMTHATERAHLGYAVLEGVTLGLADGLDALHAAGVETDRLSLIGGGARSAFWAQLIADALNVRTRRHGGGETGAALGAARLGWLAVGADPEAVLTKPPVRADYTPNAARHALLRERLDAFRALYRHVRPLYEPSRTRLA from the coding sequence ATGTATCTCGGCATCGACCTCGGCACTTCGGAAGTGAAAGTGCTGCTGCTGGCCCCGGACGGCTCGGTCGTCGGCACGGCCGGCACGCCGTTCACCGTCTCGCGGCCGTATCCGCGCTGGGCCGAGCAGCATCCGGAAGACTGGTGGCAAGGCACGCTGGCGGCACTCGCGACGCTGCGCGAACGGCATCCGGACGCATTCGTGCAGGTGCGCGGCATCGGCCTGTCCGGCCAGATGCACGGCGCGGTGCTGCTCGGGCGCGACGATCGCGTGCTGCGTCCGGCGATCCTCTGGAACGACATGCGCAGCGCCGACGAATGCGCGCTGCTCACCGAGCGCGCCCCCGATCTGCATGCGCTCGCCGGCAATCTCGCGATGCCCGGATTCACCGCGCCGAAGCTGCTCTGGGTCGCGAAGCACGAACCGCAGGTATTCGCGGCGACGGCATGCGTGCTGATGCCGAAGGACTACCTGCGATTCCGGCTGACCGGCGCGAAGGTGTCCGATCCGTCCGACGCGGCCGGCACGCTGTGGCTCGACGTCGCGCGCCGCGACTGGTCCGACGCGCTGCTCGCCGCGTGCGACATGACGCGCGACCAGATGCCGCGCATCGTCGAAGGCAATGCGCCGTCCGGCACGCTGCGCGCGGACGTCGCACGCGCGCTCGGGCTGTCCGAGGCGGTCGTCGTCGCGGGCGGCGGCGGCGACAACGCGACGAGCGCGCTCGGCATCGGCGCGATCCATGCGGGCGACGGCTTCGTGTCGCTCGGCACGTCGGGCGTGCTGAGCGTCGTCGGCGACCGCTTCATGCCGAACCCCGCCTCGGCCGTGCACGCGTTCTGCCATGCGATCCCCGATCGCTGGCAGTTGATGAGCGTCGTGCTGTCGGCCGCGAGCTGCCTGCGCTGGGTCTGCAAGCTGACCGGCACCGACGAGCCCACGCTGCTCGCCGAAGTCGAAGCGCTCGACGCGGGCGCACTCGCGACCGCGCCGCTGTTCCTGCCGTACCTGTCCGGCGAGCGCACGCCGCACAACGATCCGTATGCGCAAGGTGTGTTCTTCGGAATGACGCATGCGACCGAGCGCGCGCATCTCGGCTATGCGGTGCTCGAAGGCGTGACGCTCGGCCTCGCGGACGGCCTCGACGCGCTGCATGCGGCCGGCGTCGAAACCGATCGGCTGTCGCTGATCGGCGGCGGCGCGCGCAGCGCGTTCTGGGCGCAGCTGATCGCCGATGCACTCAACGTCCGCACGCGCCGGCACGGCGGCGGCGAGACGGGCGCCGCGCTCGGCGCGGCACGGCTCGGCTGGCTCGCGGTCGGCGCCGATCCCGAGGCTGTACTGACCAAGCCGCCGGTGCGCGCCGACTACACGCCGAACGCCGCGCGTCACGCGCTGCTGCGCGAGCGCCTCGATGCGTTTCGCGCGCTGTACCGTCACGTGCGTCCGCTTTACGAACCGTCGCGCACGCGTCTCGCGTGA
- a CDS encoding aldehyde dehydrogenase, with protein MQTVSMLIGGERRQSSNGATFVRRNPLDAAIASEAPACTVDDARAAAEAAGRAFPEWAALGPGTRRALLLKAADALDAKRAQFVAAMAAETGASALWAEFNVQLAVSGLVEAASLTTQVGGELIPSDVPGSLAMGVRQPAGVVLGIAPWNAPVILGTRALALPLACGNTVVLKGSELCPATHGLIVDALQEAGLPPGVVNFVTNAPDDAGAVVAALIAHPAVRRVNFTGSTRVGRIIAEACARHLKPAVLELGGKAPFVVLDDADLDAAVDAAAFGAFANSGQICMSTERIVVDTSIADAFVAKLADKAASLPLGDPRNGPVVLGSLIDAKAVERCNALIDDALAHGATLLCGGKADSTLFPATLLDHVTPAMRVYAEESFGPVKGIVRVDGEEAAIRCANDNAFGLSSAVFSRDVARALRVAARIESGICHVNGPTVHDEAQMPFGGVKDSGFGHFGGKAGIAAFTDLRWITVQTAPRHYPF; from the coding sequence ATGCAGACTGTATCGATGCTGATCGGCGGCGAACGCCGCCAATCGTCCAACGGCGCGACTTTCGTGCGCCGCAATCCGCTCGACGCCGCGATCGCGTCCGAAGCGCCCGCGTGTACTGTCGACGATGCGCGCGCGGCGGCCGAGGCGGCCGGCCGTGCGTTTCCCGAATGGGCCGCGCTCGGCCCCGGCACGCGGCGTGCGCTGCTGCTGAAGGCGGCCGACGCACTCGACGCGAAGCGCGCGCAGTTCGTCGCGGCGATGGCCGCGGAGACGGGTGCATCGGCGCTGTGGGCCGAATTCAACGTGCAGCTCGCGGTGAGCGGGCTCGTCGAGGCCGCGTCGCTGACTACCCAGGTCGGCGGCGAGCTGATCCCGTCCGACGTGCCTGGCTCGCTCGCGATGGGCGTGCGGCAGCCGGCCGGCGTCGTGCTCGGGATCGCGCCGTGGAACGCGCCGGTGATTCTCGGCACGCGCGCGCTCGCGCTGCCGCTCGCCTGCGGCAACACGGTCGTGCTGAAGGGCTCGGAGCTGTGCCCGGCGACGCACGGGCTGATCGTCGACGCGCTGCAGGAGGCCGGCTTGCCGCCGGGCGTCGTGAACTTCGTGACAAACGCGCCCGACGATGCCGGCGCGGTCGTCGCCGCACTGATCGCGCATCCGGCCGTGCGGCGCGTGAACTTCACCGGCTCGACGCGCGTCGGGCGCATCATCGCCGAAGCCTGCGCGCGGCATCTGAAGCCCGCCGTGCTGGAGCTCGGCGGCAAGGCGCCGTTCGTCGTGCTCGACGATGCCGATCTCGATGCGGCCGTCGACGCCGCCGCGTTCGGGGCGTTCGCGAATTCCGGCCAGATCTGCATGTCGACCGAGCGGATCGTCGTCGACACATCGATTGCCGATGCGTTCGTCGCAAAGCTCGCGGACAAGGCCGCGTCGCTGCCGCTCGGCGATCCGCGAAACGGGCCGGTCGTGCTCGGCTCTCTCATCGACGCGAAGGCCGTCGAACGCTGCAACGCGCTGATCGACGATGCGCTCGCGCACGGCGCGACGCTGCTGTGCGGCGGCAAGGCCGACAGCACGCTGTTCCCGGCGACGCTGCTCGACCACGTGACGCCCGCGATGCGCGTCTATGCGGAGGAATCGTTCGGTCCGGTCAAGGGCATCGTGCGCGTCGACGGCGAGGAGGCCGCGATCCGCTGCGCGAACGACAACGCGTTCGGCCTGTCGTCGGCCGTGTTCAGCCGCGACGTCGCGCGCGCGCTGCGCGTCGCCGCCCGCATCGAGTCGGGCATCTGTCACGTGAACGGCCCGACCGTGCACGACGAGGCGCAGATGCCGTTCGGAGGCGTGAAGGACAGCGGCTTCGGCCATTTCGGCGGCAAGGCCGGCATCGCGGCGTTCACGGACCTGCGCTGGATCACCGTGCAGACCGCGCCGCGTCACTATCCGTTCTGA
- a CDS encoding ketopantoate reductase family protein, with protein MRIAILGAGAMGSLFGGLLAESGEDVTLIDVNDAHLDAICRDGLRIDDDRGERRVTTLQALRPEAANASADTPFDLLIVFTKSLHTRVALDGVRALLTPRTHVLTLQNGLGNVETLNAFVPLERILVGVTTWPADLAGPAHVHSHGAGTIRMMTADGAASPFAAAVADALSRAGLACTLDADVWAAIWEKVAFNAALNTLCAVTRCTVDQLGEHHDGPRLAQAIVAETAAVARAKGIAVDAARIARNVDHAIREHRGHRPSMLQDVLAGRRTEIDAIGGKVVAAAREVGLAVPHTETMLSLVRVIDAQAG; from the coding sequence ATGAGAATCGCGATTCTGGGCGCGGGCGCGATGGGCTCGCTGTTCGGCGGCCTGCTCGCGGAAAGCGGCGAGGACGTCACGCTGATCGACGTCAACGACGCGCATCTCGACGCGATTTGTCGCGACGGGCTGCGCATCGACGACGACCGCGGCGAGCGCCGCGTCACGACGTTGCAGGCGCTGCGGCCCGAGGCCGCGAATGCGTCGGCCGACACACCGTTCGATCTGCTGATCGTCTTCACGAAGTCGCTGCATACGCGCGTCGCGCTCGACGGCGTGCGCGCACTGCTGACGCCGCGCACGCATGTGCTGACGCTGCAGAACGGGCTCGGCAATGTCGAGACGCTCAATGCGTTCGTGCCGCTCGAGCGGATCCTCGTCGGTGTCACGACCTGGCCGGCCGATCTCGCCGGGCCTGCGCACGTGCACTCGCACGGCGCGGGCACGATCCGCATGATGACGGCCGACGGCGCGGCGAGCCCGTTCGCGGCGGCGGTGGCCGACGCGCTGTCGCGCGCGGGGCTCGCCTGCACGCTCGATGCGGACGTGTGGGCCGCGATCTGGGAGAAGGTCGCGTTCAACGCGGCGCTCAACACGCTCTGCGCGGTGACGCGCTGCACCGTCGACCAGCTCGGCGAACATCACGACGGGCCGCGCCTCGCGCAGGCGATCGTCGCCGAGACGGCCGCCGTCGCGCGGGCGAAGGGCATCGCGGTCGATGCGGCGCGCATCGCGCGAAACGTCGATCATGCGATCCGCGAACATCGCGGCCATCGCCCGTCGATGCTGCAGGACGTACTCGCGGGCCGCCGCACCGAGATCGATGCGATCGGCGGCAAGGTGGTCGCCGCCGCGCGCGAGGTCGGGCTGGCGGTCCCGCATACCGAAACGATGCTGAGTCTGGTGCGCGTGATCGACGCGCAAGCGGGCTGA
- the dalD gene encoding D-arabinitol 4-dehydrogenase, giving the protein MTESPSARTPVLLHIGAGSFHRAHQAWYLHRVNEAVPADQRWSLVVGNIRDDMRATMDALAAQHGVYTLETVTPQGEREYETIRAIARVLPWSIDLAALIDAGADPACRIVSFTVTEGGYYLDEHNRLDVANADLAADLQGARTTLYGALAALLAERMRRGAGALTLQSCDNLRSNGARFRAGMREFLERRGQTDVLAWFDANVACPSAMVDRITPRPTADVRERVRAATGIDDACPVMGESFIQWVIEDRFAAGRPRWELAGAELVDDVHPYEEAKIRILNATHSCIAWAGTLAGHTYIHEGTHDASIRRFAHDYVTQDVIPCLTPSPLDLARYRDVVLERFGNPYVLDTNQRVAADGFSKIPGFIAPTLAESFARGATPVATAVLPALFLRFLERWARGALPYTYQDGVMDDGAARAIVGAADPVAALAASRALWGSMAGSAALSDALRAGLARVDAWLAAR; this is encoded by the coding sequence ATGACCGAATCGCCCTCCGCCCGCACGCCCGTGCTGCTGCACATCGGCGCGGGCTCGTTTCACCGCGCACATCAGGCGTGGTATCTGCATCGCGTCAACGAAGCCGTGCCGGCCGACCAGCGCTGGTCGCTCGTCGTCGGCAACATCCGCGACGACATGCGCGCCACGATGGACGCACTCGCCGCGCAGCACGGCGTCTACACGCTCGAGACCGTCACGCCGCAAGGCGAGCGCGAATACGAGACGATCCGCGCGATCGCGCGCGTGCTGCCGTGGTCGATCGATCTCGCCGCGCTGATCGACGCCGGCGCCGATCCGGCCTGCCGGATCGTGTCGTTCACCGTCACCGAAGGCGGCTACTACCTCGACGAACACAACCGGCTCGACGTCGCGAACGCCGATCTCGCGGCCGACCTGCAGGGCGCGCGCACGACGCTCTACGGCGCGCTCGCCGCGCTGCTGGCCGAACGCATGCGGCGCGGCGCGGGTGCCCTCACGCTGCAGAGCTGCGACAACCTGCGCAGCAACGGCGCGCGCTTTCGCGCGGGCATGCGCGAGTTTCTCGAACGCCGCGGGCAGACCGACGTGCTCGCGTGGTTCGATGCGAACGTCGCATGCCCGAGCGCGATGGTCGATCGCATCACGCCGCGTCCGACCGCCGACGTGCGCGAACGCGTGCGCGCGGCCACCGGCATCGACGACGCATGCCCGGTGATGGGCGAATCGTTCATCCAGTGGGTCATCGAGGACCGCTTCGCGGCCGGCCGGCCGCGCTGGGAGCTGGCCGGCGCCGAACTGGTCGACGACGTGCATCCGTACGAGGAAGCGAAGATCCGCATTCTCAACGCGACGCACAGCTGCATCGCGTGGGCCGGCACGCTCGCAGGCCACACGTACATCCACGAAGGCACGCACGACGCGTCGATCCGCCGCTTCGCGCACGACTACGTGACGCAGGACGTGATCCCGTGCCTCACGCCGAGCCCGCTCGATCTCGCGCGCTACCGCGACGTCGTGCTCGAGCGCTTCGGCAACCCGTACGTGCTGGACACGAACCAGCGCGTCGCGGCAGACGGCTTCTCGAAGATTCCCGGCTTCATCGCGCCCACGCTCGCCGAATCGTTCGCGCGCGGCGCAACGCCGGTCGCGACGGCCGTGCTGCCCGCGCTGTTCCTGCGCTTTCTCGAACGCTGGGCGCGCGGCGCGCTGCCATACACGTACCAGGACGGCGTGATGGACGACGGCGCCGCGCGCGCGATCGTCGGCGCCGCCGATCCGGTCGCCGCGCTCGCCGCGAGCCGCGCGCTGTGGGGCTCGATGGCCGGCAGCGCAGCGCTGAGCGATGCGCTGCGCGCGGGGCTCGCGCGCGTCGACGCGTGGCTCGCCGCGCGCTGA
- the kynA gene encoding tryptophan 2,3-dioxygenase yields the protein MQPPGNDAPAGCPFSGARAQGTQAAHEAPHVPGDAGEQAGWHNAQLDFSKSMSYGDYLSLNAILNAQHPLSPDHNEMLFIIQHQTSELWMKLALFELRGALDAVRGDALPPAFKMLARVSRILEQLVQAWNVLSTMTPSEYSAMRPYLGQSSGFQSYQYRQLEFLLGNKNAQMLQPHAHRPDILEQVRATLDAPSFYDEVVRLLARRGFPIAPSRLDRDWRQPTQHDETVEAAWLEVYRHPQQHWELYEMAEELVDLEDAFRQWRFRHVTTVERIIGFKQGTGGTSGAPYLRKMLDVVLFPELWHVRTTL from the coding sequence ATGCAGCCGCCCGGCAACGATGCGCCGGCGGGCTGCCCGTTCTCGGGCGCACGCGCGCAAGGTACGCAAGCCGCGCACGAGGCGCCGCACGTGCCGGGCGACGCCGGCGAGCAAGCCGGCTGGCACAACGCACAGCTCGATTTTTCGAAGTCGATGAGCTACGGCGACTACCTGTCGCTGAATGCGATTCTGAACGCGCAGCATCCGCTGTCGCCCGATCACAACGAGATGCTGTTCATCATCCAGCATCAGACGAGCGAGCTGTGGATGAAGCTCGCGCTGTTCGAACTGCGCGGCGCGCTCGATGCGGTGCGCGGCGATGCGCTGCCACCCGCGTTCAAGATGCTCGCACGCGTCTCGCGGATCCTCGAGCAGCTCGTGCAGGCGTGGAACGTCCTGTCGACGATGACGCCGTCCGAGTACTCGGCGATGCGACCGTATCTCGGCCAGTCGTCGGGCTTCCAGTCGTACCAGTACCGGCAGCTCGAATTCCTGCTCGGCAACAAGAACGCGCAGATGCTGCAGCCGCACGCGCACCGGCCCGACATCCTCGAACAGGTGCGCGCGACACTCGACGCGCCGTCGTTCTACGACGAGGTCGTGCGTCTGCTCGCGCGGCGCGGGTTCCCGATCGCGCCGTCGCGGCTCGACCGCGACTGGCGACAGCCGACGCAGCACGACGAAACCGTCGAGGCCGCGTGGCTCGAGGTGTACCGGCATCCGCAGCAGCACTGGGAGCTGTACGAAATGGCCGAGGAACTCGTCGATCTCGAGGACGCGTTCCGCCAGTGGCGCTTCCGGCACGTGACGACGGTCGAGCGCATCATCGGCTTCAAGCAGGGCACCGGCGGCACGAGCGGCGCGCCGTATCTGCGCAAGATGCTCGATGTCGTGCTGTTCCCCGAGCTCTGGCACGTGCGCACGACGCTGTAA
- the mdlC gene encoding benzoylformate decarboxylase — MSGQPHAAATPATTVRDAVIHLFRQFGIDRVFGNPGSTELPMFRDFPDDFRYVLGLQEAVVVGMADGYAQASGNAAVVNLHSAAGVGNAMGNLFTAYKNRTPLIVTAGQQARAILPFEPFLGAAQATELPKPYVKWSIEPARAQDVPAAIARAYRIAMQEPRGPVFVSIPVDDWDQPAELLPPRDVSQVVRPDPDALARLGDALDAAQRPAFVVGAALDRAGAWDEAVRLAERHRARVYVAPMSGRCSFPEDHPLFAGFLPAIREQIVARLDGHDLVFAFGAPAFTYHIEGFGPHVPPGATLVQLVDDPGTAAWTPQGDAVVGNLKLAARDLLARPAPAERPMPAARAPRQRVAPPVAGERMSAAFALQTLADLRDVHDIVVEEAPSARPIMQEHLPFTRSGTFYTMDSGGLGYGMPAAVGVALAQPERRVIALIGDGSSLYSIQALWSAAQLGLPITFVILNNRRYAALQDFAPVFGFGPDDPVQGTDLPDLDFVALAAGFGCRGVRVGDPARLRDTLADALRATAPVVVDVEIA; from the coding sequence ATGTCCGGCCAACCGCACGCCGCCGCCACGCCCGCGACCACCGTTCGCGACGCCGTGATCCATCTGTTCCGCCAGTTCGGCATCGACCGCGTATTTGGCAATCCCGGCTCGACGGAGCTGCCGATGTTCCGCGATTTCCCGGACGATTTCCGCTATGTGCTCGGGCTGCAGGAGGCCGTCGTCGTCGGCATGGCCGACGGCTACGCGCAGGCGTCCGGCAATGCGGCGGTCGTCAATCTCCATTCGGCGGCCGGCGTCGGCAACGCGATGGGCAATCTCTTCACCGCGTACAAGAACCGCACGCCGTTGATCGTTACCGCCGGCCAGCAGGCGCGCGCGATTCTGCCGTTCGAGCCGTTCCTCGGCGCCGCGCAGGCCACCGAGCTGCCGAAGCCGTACGTGAAATGGAGCATCGAGCCGGCGCGCGCGCAGGACGTGCCGGCCGCGATCGCGCGCGCGTACCGGATCGCGATGCAGGAGCCGCGCGGGCCCGTGTTCGTGTCGATCCCGGTCGACGACTGGGACCAGCCGGCCGAACTGCTGCCGCCGCGCGACGTGAGCCAGGTCGTGCGGCCCGACCCCGACGCGCTCGCGCGGCTCGGCGACGCGCTCGACGCCGCGCAGCGTCCGGCGTTCGTCGTCGGCGCGGCGCTCGATCGTGCGGGCGCGTGGGACGAGGCCGTGCGGCTCGCCGAACGGCACCGCGCACGCGTGTACGTTGCGCCGATGTCGGGGCGCTGCAGCTTTCCCGAAGACCATCCGCTGTTCGCCGGCTTCCTGCCCGCGATTCGCGAGCAGATCGTCGCGCGGCTCGACGGGCACGATCTCGTGTTCGCGTTCGGCGCGCCCGCATTCACATACCACATCGAGGGTTTCGGCCCGCATGTGCCGCCCGGCGCGACGCTCGTGCAACTCGTCGACGATCCGGGCACGGCCGCGTGGACGCCGCAGGGCGACGCGGTCGTCGGCAATCTGAAGCTTGCGGCGCGCGATCTGCTCGCGCGGCCCGCGCCCGCCGAGCGGCCGATGCCGGCCGCGCGCGCACCGCGCCAGCGCGTCGCACCGCCGGTCGCCGGCGAGCGCATGTCGGCCGCCTTCGCGCTGCAGACGCTCGCCGACCTGCGCGATGTGCACGACATCGTCGTCGAGGAGGCGCCGAGCGCGCGGCCCATCATGCAGGAGCACCTGCCGTTCACGCGCAGCGGCACGTTCTACACGATGGACAGCGGCGGGCTGGGCTACGGGATGCCGGCCGCCGTCGGCGTCGCACTCGCGCAGCCGGAGCGGCGCGTGATCGCGCTGATCGGCGACGGCTCGAGCCTGTATTCGATCCAGGCGCTGTGGAGCGCCGCGCAGCTCGGGCTACCGATCACGTTTGTGATTCTCAACAACCGCCGCTACGCGGCGCTGCAGGATTTCGCGCCGGTCTTCGGCTTCGGGCCCGACGATCCCGTGCAGGGCACCGATCTGCCCGATCTCGATTTCGTCGCGCTCGCGGCCGGGTTCGGCTGCCGCGGCGTGCGCGTCGGCGATCCGGCGCGCCTGCGCGACACGCTGGCCGACGCGCTGCGTGCGACCGCGCCGGTCGTCGTCGACGTCGAAATCGCCTGA
- a CDS encoding LysR family transcriptional regulator gives MTFDLRQLRAFTTIVACGSLGRAADALHVTQPALSRILKRLEDQVGAPLFERHSKGVQLTAFGEALLPHATLLQHEAEHAREELDAMRGLAKGTIKVGAVGSIASLVLPIAIGRVLDRWPNLRVEILEGVWDRLAEGLCKHEIDLALSAQAPDTDEIVAIPECRWTDRSHIVAAPHHPLRALGRPPTLADTLRARWALPPRGTAPFDQVRTTFDSHGLPLPDIAVETRSVTTLKSLVAHAGFLSWMPEPMFGAEQRAGTIDVLPVRNALARRMLTAFRRRHGILPGPAAKLLEELVALTREGG, from the coding sequence ATGACTTTCGACCTCCGCCAGCTTCGCGCCTTCACCACGATCGTCGCGTGCGGCAGCCTCGGCCGCGCGGCCGACGCGCTGCACGTCACGCAGCCCGCGCTGTCGCGCATCCTGAAGCGTCTCGAGGACCAGGTCGGCGCGCCGCTGTTCGAGCGCCACTCGAAAGGCGTGCAGCTCACCGCGTTCGGCGAAGCGCTGCTGCCGCATGCGACGCTGCTGCAGCACGAGGCCGAACACGCGCGCGAGGAGCTCGACGCGATGCGCGGCCTGGCGAAGGGCACGATCAAGGTCGGTGCGGTCGGCAGCATCGCGAGCCTCGTGTTGCCGATCGCGATCGGCCGCGTGCTCGATCGCTGGCCGAACCTGCGCGTCGAGATTCTCGAAGGCGTATGGGACCGGCTCGCCGAAGGGCTCTGCAAGCACGAGATCGACCTCGCGCTGTCCGCGCAGGCGCCCGACACCGACGAGATCGTCGCGATTCCCGAATGCCGGTGGACCGATCGCAGCCATATCGTTGCCGCGCCGCACCATCCGCTGCGCGCGCTCGGCCGGCCGCCGACGCTCGCCGACACGCTGCGCGCACGCTGGGCGCTGCCGCCGCGCGGCACCGCGCCGTTCGACCAGGTGCGCACGACCTTCGATTCGCATGGCTTGCCGCTGCCCGACATCGCGGTCGAGACGCGTTCGGTCACGACGCTGAAGAGCCTCGTCGCGCATGCGGGTTTCCTGTCGTGGATGCCGGAGCCGATGTTCGGCGCCGAGCAGCGCGCGGGCACGATCGACGTGCTGCCGGTGCGCAACGCGCTCGCGCGGCGCATGCTGACCGCGTTCCGACGCCGTCACGGGATCCTGCCGGGGCCTGCAGCCAAGCTGCTCGAGGAACTCGTCGCGCTAACGCGCGAAGGCGGCTGA
- a CDS encoding MFS transporter, with translation MSTRDDATAPAVDIGATLDDGPFTTMQKCVVLLAALSIVLDGFDGQLIGFAIPVLIKEWGITRGAFAPAVAAGLIGMGIGSACAGLVADRFGRRGAVLGSVFLFGAATCAIGLAHNVETIAALRFVAGLGIGGALPTATTMTAEYTPARRRTMMVTATIVCVPLGGMLAGLFAHEVLPRYGWRTLFFAGGALPLVLGFVLAAALPESPRYLARRPARWAELGALLARMKRPVAAGTVFTDLRDAQAQGGSGGFRSLFAGGQARDTIALWCAFFMCLLAVYAAFSWLPTMLAASGLSVSLAGAGLTAYNLGGVIGALLCAWTIARVGSRWPLVLCSVGGAASALWLMSVDAGSHTRWLIVGLGAHGLFVNAVQSTMYALCAYIYPTAVRATGTASALAFGRLGAILSAFAGAFVITTGGATAYLTMLAIAMGIVCVALLVVRRHIPKLSREPAQPREREELVRTSP, from the coding sequence ATGAGCACGCGCGACGACGCTACCGCACCCGCCGTCGACATCGGCGCAACGCTCGACGACGGTCCTTTTACGACGATGCAGAAATGCGTGGTGCTGCTGGCCGCGCTCTCGATCGTGCTCGACGGCTTCGACGGCCAGCTGATCGGCTTCGCGATTCCGGTGCTGATCAAGGAATGGGGCATCACGCGCGGCGCATTTGCACCGGCCGTCGCGGCGGGGCTGATCGGGATGGGCATCGGCAGCGCCTGCGCGGGACTCGTCGCCGACCGTTTCGGCCGGCGCGGCGCGGTGCTCGGCAGCGTGTTCCTGTTCGGCGCGGCGACCTGCGCGATCGGGCTCGCGCACAACGTCGAGACGATCGCCGCGCTGCGCTTCGTCGCCGGTCTCGGCATCGGCGGCGCCCTGCCGACCGCGACCACGATGACCGCCGAATACACGCCCGCGCGGCGCCGCACGATGATGGTCACCGCGACGATCGTCTGCGTGCCGCTCGGCGGCATGCTCGCCGGCCTGTTCGCCCACGAAGTGCTGCCGCGCTACGGGTGGCGCACGCTGTTCTTCGCGGGCGGCGCGCTGCCGCTCGTGCTCGGCTTCGTGCTGGCGGCGGCGTTGCCCGAATCGCCGCGCTACCTCGCGCGGCGTCCCGCACGCTGGGCCGAGCTCGGCGCGCTGCTGGCGCGCATGAAGCGTCCGGTCGCGGCGGGCACCGTGTTCACCGATTTGAGGGACGCGCAGGCGCAGGGCGGCAGCGGCGGGTTCCGCTCGCTGTTCGCGGGCGGCCAGGCGCGCGACACGATCGCGCTGTGGTGCGCGTTCTTCATGTGTCTGCTCGCCGTGTATGCGGCCTTCAGCTGGCTGCCGACGATGCTCGCCGCGAGCGGGCTCAGCGTGTCGCTCGCAGGCGCGGGGCTCACCGCATACAACCTCGGCGGCGTGATCGGCGCGCTGCTGTGCGCATGGACGATCGCACGTGTCGGTTCGCGCTGGCCGCTCGTGCTGTGCAGCGTCGGCGGCGCGGCGAGCGCGCTGTGGCTGATGAGCGTCGATGCGGGCAGCCATACGCGCTGGCTGATCGTCGGGCTCGGCGCGCACGGCCTGTTCGTCAACGCGGTGCAGTCGACGATGTATGCGCTGTGCGCGTACATCTACCCGACGGCGGTGCGCGCGACCGGCACCGCGAGCGCGCTCGCGTTCGGCCGGCTCGGTGCCATCCTCAGCGCGTTCGCCGGTGCTTTCGTGATCACGACGGGCGGCGCAACCGCGTATCTGACGATGCTGGCCATCGCGATGGGCATCGTGTGCGTCGCGCTGCTGGTCGTGCGGCGGCATATCCCGAAGCTGTCGCGCGAGCCGGCGCAGCCGCGCGAGCGGGAGGAGCTGGTTCGCACGTCGCCGTGA